The Magnolia sinica isolate HGM2019 chromosome 9, MsV1, whole genome shotgun sequence genome contains a region encoding:
- the LOC131255415 gene encoding uncharacterized protein LOC131255415, whose product MNGCIKGRVSIQRDWKQKGETERIGRITGVSHFIHFSSPVRSRILSSSLEFLHAPGVGFFFSFEQKERKKGMGSDPGSNVSSMTAFSRDMIGRKKRTNRSAKLKQCKLDARREQWLSQVKNKGGDKEMSRGSSPNLHLPLMDGLDGALGNFETKSTSEGNEGSNLQDSDSESLTNSTGSTNFGNVSSRKEHARSSSSSSSNGCFSRSISQDEEEEEDGCLDDWEAVADALTAKDNHCNLNPGSPTKSEITVESAAPEISYQVARVVGISKLPCEGVHPRAAAISSRAWRPDDAFRPLSLPNLSKQHSFPVNMVEGHFGRRNDSWSCHGMVSQPSSCPICYEDLDLTDFSFLPCSCGFHLCLFCHKRILEADGRCPGCRKQYSPMDGEMRVSGGAPLFRLARSCSMNSRS is encoded by the exons ATGAACGGGTGTATTAAAGGGAGGGTATCAATTCAGCGTGATTGGAAACAGAAAGGAGAGACGGAGAGAATTGGTAGAATTACAGGCGTTTctcattttatccatttctcaTCGCCCGTTCGCTCACGAATTCTGTCTTCCTCGCTCGAATTTTTGCATGCTCCAggggttgggttttttttttcttttgagcagaaggaaagaaagaaaggcatGGGTTCTGATCCGGGGAGCAACGTATCCTCCATGACTGCATTTTCAAGGGATATGATCGGCAGGAAGAAGAGG ACGAACAGGTCTGCGAAATTGAAGCAGTGCAAGCTTGATGCAAGGCGCGAGCAATGGCTTTCTCAag TCAAGAACAAAGGAGGTGACAAGGAAATGAGTAGGGGTTCTTCTCCTAACCTGCATTTACCTTTGATGGACGGGCTTGATGGGGCCTTGGGAAATTTTGAAACCAAGTCAACAAGTGAAGGGAATGAGGGATCAAACCTCCAAGACAGCGACTCAGAGTCGCTGACAAACAGCACCGGGAGCACCAATTTCGGCAATGTCTCCTCCAGGAAGGAGCATGCtcgcagcagtagcagcagcagcagcaatgggTGCTTCTCCAGAAGCATCAGCcaggatgaagaggaagaagaagatggatgCTTGGATGATTGGGAGGCTGTTGCTGATGCCCTCACGGCTAAAGACAACCACTGCAACCTGAATCCAGGATCTCCTACTAAATCTGAGATCACCGTGGAGTCTGCTGCTCCAGAAATTTCATACCAGGTGGCTCGGGTCGTGGGCATATCTAAGCTGCCATGTGAAGGAGTGCATCCTAGAGCAGCTGCGATAAGCTCTCGGGCTTGGAGGCCAGACGATGCTTTCCGCCCGCTGAGCTTGCCCAATCTCTCAAAGCAGCATAGCTTTCCTGTGAACATGGTGGAAGGGCATTTTGGCCGCAGAAACGATAGCTGGAGCTGCCACGGTATGGTTTCTCAGCCCTCGTCGTGCCCCATCTGCTACGAAGATCTTGATCTGACGGACTTTAGCTTCCTACCCTGTTCCTGCGGTTTCCACCTTTGCCTTTTTTGTCACAAGAGGATTCTTGAGGCGGATGGCCGTTGCCCAGGCTGCAGGAAGCAGTACAGTCCTATGGATGGGGAAATGCGTGTAAGTGGAGGAGCACCGCTGTTCCGGTTGGCTCGTTCTTGTAGCATGAATTCAAGATCTTAG